Proteins found in one Amycolatopsis aidingensis genomic segment:
- a CDS encoding glycoside hydrolase family 13 protein, protein MREWWRTASIYQIYIRSFRDGNGDGIGDLAGVRSQLSYLEQLGVDAVWFTPWYPSPMDDGGYDVADFRDIEPTFGTLPEAEALIAEAHTRGIRVIIDIVPNHCSDVHRWFLAARDAGPGSPERSRFWFRPGRGPDGSQPPNNWQSRFGGPAWTRITEPDGTPGEWYLHLYSSRQPDLNWENEEVRAEFADILRFWFDRGVDGLRIDVADGMVKDPALPDVTDPDGPLPYSDQEGLHEIYREWRRIADGYPGERVLVGEMWLGDLGRTVRYLRPDELHSAFNFDYLVCPWDPDRFRRIIEDTVESHGTVGAPPTWVLSNHDVTRPVTRYGRAGDTGFDFADRLHGTPVDLRLGTRRARAAALLTMALPGAMYLYQGEELGLWEIEDIPDQLRQDPVFERTGHADPGRDGCRVPLPWAGTAPPFGFSPEGAHKEPWLPQPRVWAAHTVEAQLAERGSTLELYRSALRIRAERVATGGPLRWLESPPGVLAFARDPGFACVVNLSGEAVPLPPHESVLLSSGPPVGDLLPPDTAAWLHTP, encoded by the coding sequence GTGCGTGAATGGTGGCGAACCGCCAGCATCTACCAGATCTACATTCGCAGCTTCCGGGACGGGAACGGGGACGGGATCGGCGACCTCGCCGGGGTGCGGTCCCAGCTGTCCTATCTGGAACAACTCGGGGTGGACGCGGTCTGGTTCACCCCGTGGTACCCGTCGCCGATGGACGACGGTGGCTACGATGTCGCGGACTTCCGGGACATCGAACCGACCTTCGGCACCCTGCCCGAAGCCGAGGCCCTGATCGCCGAGGCGCATACCAGAGGCATCCGGGTGATCATCGACATCGTCCCGAACCACTGCTCGGACGTACATCGCTGGTTCCTCGCTGCCCGGGACGCCGGCCCCGGATCGCCGGAGCGGTCCCGGTTCTGGTTCCGGCCAGGACGCGGCCCGGACGGGTCGCAGCCGCCGAACAACTGGCAGTCGCGGTTCGGCGGCCCCGCCTGGACCAGGATCACCGAACCGGACGGCACGCCGGGGGAGTGGTACCTGCATCTCTACAGCTCCCGGCAGCCGGATCTGAACTGGGAGAACGAGGAGGTCCGCGCCGAGTTCGCCGACATCCTGCGGTTCTGGTTCGACCGCGGCGTGGACGGCCTGCGTATCGACGTCGCCGACGGGATGGTGAAGGACCCTGCCCTGCCCGATGTCACCGACCCGGACGGCCCGCTGCCGTACTCCGACCAGGAGGGGCTGCACGAGATCTACCGCGAGTGGCGGCGGATCGCGGACGGCTATCCCGGTGAGCGGGTGCTGGTCGGCGAGATGTGGCTCGGCGATCTCGGCCGGACGGTGCGCTACCTGCGTCCCGACGAGCTGCACTCGGCGTTCAACTTCGACTACCTGGTCTGCCCGTGGGATCCCGATCGGTTCCGCCGGATCATCGAGGACACCGTCGAGTCGCACGGCACCGTCGGCGCGCCGCCCACCTGGGTACTGTCCAACCACGACGTCACCAGGCCGGTCACCCGGTACGGGCGGGCAGGCGACACCGGTTTCGACTTCGCCGACCGGTTGCACGGAACCCCGGTGGATCTCCGCCTCGGCACCCGGAGGGCCAGGGCCGCCGCGCTGCTCACCATGGCACTGCCCGGCGCGATGTACCTCTACCAGGGCGAGGAGCTCGGCCTGTGGGAGATCGAGGACATCCCCGACCAGCTGCGGCAGGACCCGGTGTTCGAGCGGACCGGGCACGCCGATCCGGGCCGGGACGGGTGCCGGGTCCCGCTGCCGTGGGCGGGTACCGCGCCCCCGTTCGGTTTCAGCCCCGAGGGCGCGCACAAGGAGCCCTGGCTGCCGCAGCCACGGGTCTGGGCGGCGCACACCGTCGAGGCGCAGCTCGCCGAGCGCGGCTCGACCCTGGAGCTGTACCGCTCCGCCCTGCGCATCCGGGCCGAGCGGGTGGCCACCGGCGGTCCGCTGCGCTGGCTGGAGTCCCCGCCGGGGGTGCTCGCCTTCGCCAGGGACCCCGGGTTCGCCTGCGTGGTCAACCTGTCCGGGGAGGCGGTGCCGCTGCCGCCGCACGAGTCGGTGCTGCTGTCCAGCGGGCCGCCGGTGGGTGACCTGCTGCCGCCGGACACCGCCGCCTGGTTGCACACCCCCTGA
- a CDS encoding carbohydrate ABC transporter permease, which produces MTAARTLVSPTQLRSRTGRTVYWTVLLLTLLAFVFAFLFPFYWAVTGAMKSSEELAQVPPTLVPNEWHPETFATAWREIDLGKYLLNTVIVAGGAWAIQLAVDVPAAYALSKLRPRFGNLVLGMMLSTLMLPATALLVPTYLTVSDVPLFGVNLLNTPAAIWLPAAANAFNIFVLKRFFDQIPDELLEAATIDGAGPVRTLWTIVLPISRPILAVVSIFAVVTAWKDFIWPLLVLQDPATQTLSVLLQRIAPDMPLNLLVAGLVLTSLPMIAVYLVFQKQILAGLSAGSIKG; this is translated from the coding sequence ATGACCGCGGCACGCACCCTCGTCTCGCCAACGCAGCTGCGCAGCCGGACCGGCCGGACCGTGTACTGGACGGTGTTGCTGCTGACCCTGCTCGCCTTCGTGTTCGCCTTCCTTTTCCCGTTCTACTGGGCGGTAACCGGGGCGATGAAGTCCTCGGAGGAGCTGGCGCAGGTGCCGCCGACCCTGGTTCCGAACGAGTGGCACCCGGAGACCTTCGCCACCGCATGGCGGGAGATCGACCTCGGCAAGTACCTGCTGAACACCGTGATCGTGGCAGGCGGTGCCTGGGCGATCCAGCTGGCGGTGGACGTGCCCGCGGCCTACGCGCTGTCCAAACTCCGCCCGAGGTTCGGGAATCTCGTGCTCGGCATGATGCTCAGCACACTGATGTTGCCGGCCACGGCGCTGCTGGTGCCGACCTACCTCACGGTGTCCGACGTGCCGCTGTTCGGGGTCAACCTGCTGAACACTCCCGCGGCAATCTGGCTGCCCGCGGCCGCGAACGCCTTCAACATCTTCGTGCTGAAACGTTTCTTTGACCAGATCCCGGACGAGTTGCTGGAGGCGGCGACCATCGACGGTGCGGGGCCGGTCCGTACCCTGTGGACGATCGTGCTGCCGATCTCCCGGCCCATCCTCGCGGTGGTGTCCATCTTCGCCGTGGTGACCGCGTGGAAGGACTTCATCTGGCCGCTGCTGGTGCTGCAGGACCCCGCCACCCAGACGTTGAGCGTGCTGCTGCAGCGCATCGCCCCGGATATGCCGCTCAACCTGCTGGTCGCCGGGCTCGTGCTGACCAGCCTGCCGATGATCGCGGTCTATCTCGTGTTCCAGAAACAGATTCTCGCCGGACTGAGCGCGGGAAGCATCAAGGGCTGA
- a CDS encoding carbohydrate ABC transporter permease — protein sequence MPKPMSTRFLLRSAKPSAAPEGARGRSTGRRRNRGPRRALPRTVTAYGLLSAALVCFALFSWYPIVRGVLLSFQQVNFVDAPEWVGLENFQRLFSDPLFGVAWRNTLMFTGLALLLGFAIPFLTAVLLNELRHARTFFRLVVYLPVMLPPVVTALLWRWFYDPGPGLFNEVLGTLGLPALSWLDSSDTAMLSLVLVATWANMGTTTLIYLAALQTIPGELYEAAELDGAGIWKRLRHVTIPQTRFVLLVLLLLQIVATMQVFTEPFVMTGGGPDNSTVTVLLLLYRYAFVYNDFGSASAMSLLLFVALGVFSAAYLRLTTRRES from the coding sequence ATGCCGAAGCCGATGTCAACACGATTCTTGCTCAGGTCCGCTAAGCCCAGCGCGGCCCCGGAGGGCGCACGCGGCCGGTCCACCGGACGCAGGCGTAACCGGGGCCCGCGCCGGGCGTTGCCACGGACCGTCACCGCCTACGGCCTGCTCAGCGCGGCACTGGTCTGCTTCGCACTGTTCTCCTGGTATCCGATCGTGCGCGGCGTGCTGCTGAGTTTTCAGCAGGTCAACTTCGTGGACGCGCCGGAGTGGGTGGGGCTGGAGAACTTCCAGCGGCTGTTCTCCGACCCGCTGTTCGGCGTGGCCTGGCGAAACACCCTGATGTTCACCGGCCTGGCCCTGTTGCTCGGCTTCGCGATCCCGTTCCTCACCGCCGTGCTGCTGAACGAGCTGCGGCACGCCAGGACCTTCTTCCGGCTGGTGGTGTACCTGCCGGTGATGCTGCCGCCGGTGGTCACCGCGTTGCTGTGGCGGTGGTTCTACGATCCCGGACCCGGCCTGTTCAACGAGGTGCTCGGCACCCTCGGTCTGCCCGCACTGTCCTGGCTGGACTCCAGTGACACCGCGATGCTTTCCCTGGTGCTGGTGGCGACCTGGGCGAATATGGGCACCACGACGTTGATCTACCTGGCCGCGTTGCAGACCATCCCCGGTGAGCTGTACGAGGCCGCCGAGCTGGACGGCGCCGGGATCTGGAAACGGCTGCGGCACGTGACCATTCCGCAGACCCGTTTCGTCCTGCTGGTGTTGTTGCTGTTGCAGATCGTAGCGACCATGCAGGTCTTCACCGAGCCCTTCGTGATGACCGGTGGTGGCCCGGACAACTCGACCGTGACGGTTCTGCTGCTGCTGTACCGCTACGCCTTCGTCTACAACGACTTCGGCTCGGCCAGTGCGATGAGCCTGCTGCTGTTCGTCGCGCTCGGGGTGTTCTCCGCGGCGTACCTGCGACTGACCACGAGGAGGGAGTCATGA